Genomic segment of Synechococcus sp. A18-25c:
GAACGGTGATCCGCGCAGCGTGGCGAACAGGGCAAACAGGATCGGCATCTGCACGAGCAGAGGTAGACAACCGGCCAGCGGGCTGCCGAACTCCTTCATCAGCTTGCTCAGCTCCTCTTGCTGCTTTTGAGGGTTGCTGGCGAAGCGCGCCTTGATCTCGGCTTGCCGCTTCTGCATCACCGGTTGGGCGATGCGCATGCGGCGTGCACTGCGGATGGATCCGGCGCTGAGAGGGAACAGTGCGAGGCGGATCACTACCGTGAGCGCCACGATCGCGAGTCCGTAGCTGGGGACCAATCCGTAGAAGAAATCGAGGATTGGCAGCAGCAGATTGTCGGAGATGTACCCGATCACGATGGCGTTCCGCGTGGTGATGAAAGGTGATGCCAGTGTGCAACAACGGCGATGCCGTTGCGCTCATGCCAAGGGTCAGGCAGCGAATCCCTTGGTGGAAGCGATGTCGCTCTCTGCACCTTTGGCCGCAGGACGGGACTTAATCCGTTCCTCGATGTAAGTCTCGATCTCTCGGAACTTAGGCATGGAGCGAAGTTCCAAGCGCGAGCCGTCTGTTAGCACCAGCACCATGTCCCCCCAAGCACCGAAGCCCCGAGGCACACAGCGCACTTCCTTGATCTGGCTGTAAACAACCTGGGTGCGATCGCGGCCCAGCCAGCCGCCGCTCACGGAGATGCGCCGGCTGGTGACCTTGAAACGCAGCCAGAGGGCACGAACCACCCCGCCAACAGCGAAGGGCAGACCAATCAGGGTGAGGCCCAGAAGGAGGTTGAAAATCAGATCCCCTTTAGCAGGGCCCCCCTCGTAAAAGGTGTCTTCCTGGATCGAACCGTTCATGTCGTCAGCCCTGCCTGTTTAAGCAATCTGTCGCATTCTTCCAGCAAGGCGTGGCTCTCGGGGGCAACCCCTGGCTTCAAACTCACCAAAAGCCAGATGGCACCGTGTTCCGGTGCCTGTTCGAAGCGGCTGCGCAGATGCGCGTGCAAGCGGCGACGCAGGCGATTGCGCACAACGGCACGCTTGCTCACCTTGCTGCTGATTACGACAGCCACGCGGCAACGTGCGCGATCCGCTGTGGACGATGAGGTCTTCAACGCCGCGTTGCGGTTCAGCAATTCATTTCTGGCTGGGGCAGTGCGCAACACCATCAAGGTGCTGTGAAATCGTCTGCCTCGCCGATGAAGGTGGTCGAAACAGC
This window contains:
- a CDS encoding PH domain-containing protein, producing MNGSIQEDTFYEGGPAKGDLIFNLLLGLTLIGLPFAVGGVVRALWLRFKVTSRRISVSGGWLGRDRTQVVYSQIKEVRCVPRGFGAWGDMVLVLTDGSRLELRSMPKFREIETYIEERIKSRPAAKGAESDIASTKGFAA
- the rnpA gene encoding ribonuclease P protein component produces the protein MVLPASMRLRGHRCFDHLHRRGRRFHSTLMVLRTAPARNELLNRNAALKTSSSTADRARCRVAVVISSKVSKRAVVRNRLRRRLHAHLRSRFEQAPEHGAIWLLVSLKPGVAPESHALLEECDRLLKQAGLTT